The following proteins are co-located in the Solanum pennellii chromosome 8, SPENNV200 genome:
- the LOC107026933 gene encoding ACT domain-containing protein ACR8-like isoform X1 — MKFNTDDMEWPTFLDEYEKLVFRMTIPRVMIDNASSSNATLVKIDSARKHGILLEAVQVLTDLNLSIKKAYVSCDGRWFMDVFHVTDLDGNKLTDKGFISYIEQSLGTIHYASSKSYNGLTALELTGTDRIGLLSEVFAVLSDLQCNVVEAKMWTHNGRIASLIHIKESQSGYPIEDSQKIDRIEARLRSVLKGDNDVRSAETSVSMAVTHTERRLHQMMFADRDYERKPVIRTSNDTPIVSVLNCLEKGYSVVNIQCKDRTKLLFDVVCTLTDMQYVVFHATIDSAGDRAYLEFFIRHTDGIPISSDAEKQRVILCLQAAIERRASEGVRLELSTEDKQGLLADVTRTFRENGLNVTRAEISTTGESALNIFYITDVRGNPVDSNIIESVREEIGWSNLKVKELPLINHQTADRDEPAVGVGGAMLLSLGSIFRRNLYSLGLIKSFS; from the exons atgaaattcaacACAGATGATATGGAGTGGCCTACTTTTTTGGATGAATATGAAAAACTTGTTTTTCGAATGACTATTCCCAG GGTAATGATTGATAACGCTAGTTCTTCAAATGCCACCCTTGTTAAG ATAGATAGTGCGAGGAAACATGGGATTCTTCTTGAAGCAGTTCAAGTTCTAACAGATTTGAACCTTTCAATAAAGAAAGCTTACGTCTCTTGTGATGGGCGGTGGTTTATGGATG TTTTTCATGTTACTGACTTGGATGGAAACAAGTTGACGGACAAAGGATTCATCAGTTACATCGAACAG TCACTTGGGACGattcattatgcaagttcaaaGAGCTATAATGGCTTGACAGCTCTGGAACTAACTGGAACGGATCGAATTGGGCTTTTATCGGAAGTCTTTGCTGTACTGTCAGATTTACAGTGCAATGTAGTTGAAGCTAAAATGTGGACTCACAATGGTCGTATTGCCTCCCTAATACATATAAAGGAAAGCCAGTCGGGGTACCCAATTGAGGACTCGCAGAAGATTGACAGAATTGAAGCCCGTTTAAGGAGCGTGCTTAAGGGGGATAATGATGTTCGAAGTGCTGAAACATCAGTGTCTATGGCTGTCACGCATACAGAAAGAAGACTTCACCAAATGATGTTTGCAGACCGTGATTATGAAAGAAAGCCAGTGATTAGGACTAGCAACGATACCCCGATTGTATCGGTGTTGAACTGCTTGGAAAAGGGTTACTCCGTGGTAAATATTCAGTGCAAAGACCGAACTAAACTTCTATTTGATGTCGTTTGCACGTTAACAGACATGCAGTATGTTGTGTTCCATGCCACAATTGATTCAGCTGGGGACAGGGCATACTTG GAATTCTTCATTAGGCATACAGATGGAATCCCTATTAGTTCAGATGCTGAAAAGCAACGCGTGATTCTATGTCTACAAGCTGCTATTGAAAGAAGAGCATCCGAG GGAGTGAGACTAGAACTATCCACAGAAGACAAACAAGGCTTATTGGCCGATGTAACTAGAACATTCCGAGAAAATGGTCTAAACGTGACGAGGGCTGAGATATCAACCACAGGGGAATCAGCTCTAAATATATTCTACATAACAGATGTGAGGGGGAATCCAGTCGATTCAAATATCATTGAGTCTGTTAGGGAGGAAATCGGATGGAGTAACTTGAAAGTGAAGGAATTGCCGTTGATCAATCATCAAACAGCTGATAGAGACGAGCCTGCAGTGGGTGTAGGTGGGGCTATGTTGTTGTCACTTGGTAGCATATTTAGAAGGAATCTTTACAGCTTGGGGTTGATCAAGTCGTTTTCTTGA
- the LOC107026933 gene encoding ACT domain-containing protein ACR8-like isoform X2 — MDVFHVTDLDGNKLTDKGFISYIEQSLGTIHYASSKSYNGLTALELTGTDRIGLLSEVFAVLSDLQCNVVEAKMWTHNGRIASLIHIKESQSGYPIEDSQKIDRIEARLRSVLKGDNDVRSAETSVSMAVTHTERRLHQMMFADRDYERKPVIRTSNDTPIVSVLNCLEKGYSVVNIQCKDRTKLLFDVVCTLTDMQYVVFHATIDSAGDRAYLEFFIRHTDGIPISSDAEKQRVILCLQAAIERRASEGVRLELSTEDKQGLLADVTRTFRENGLNVTRAEISTTGESALNIFYITDVRGNPVDSNIIESVREEIGWSNLKVKELPLINHQTADRDEPAVGVGGAMLLSLGSIFRRNLYSLGLIKSFS, encoded by the exons ATGGATG TTTTTCATGTTACTGACTTGGATGGAAACAAGTTGACGGACAAAGGATTCATCAGTTACATCGAACAG TCACTTGGGACGattcattatgcaagttcaaaGAGCTATAATGGCTTGACAGCTCTGGAACTAACTGGAACGGATCGAATTGGGCTTTTATCGGAAGTCTTTGCTGTACTGTCAGATTTACAGTGCAATGTAGTTGAAGCTAAAATGTGGACTCACAATGGTCGTATTGCCTCCCTAATACATATAAAGGAAAGCCAGTCGGGGTACCCAATTGAGGACTCGCAGAAGATTGACAGAATTGAAGCCCGTTTAAGGAGCGTGCTTAAGGGGGATAATGATGTTCGAAGTGCTGAAACATCAGTGTCTATGGCTGTCACGCATACAGAAAGAAGACTTCACCAAATGATGTTTGCAGACCGTGATTATGAAAGAAAGCCAGTGATTAGGACTAGCAACGATACCCCGATTGTATCGGTGTTGAACTGCTTGGAAAAGGGTTACTCCGTGGTAAATATTCAGTGCAAAGACCGAACTAAACTTCTATTTGATGTCGTTTGCACGTTAACAGACATGCAGTATGTTGTGTTCCATGCCACAATTGATTCAGCTGGGGACAGGGCATACTTG GAATTCTTCATTAGGCATACAGATGGAATCCCTATTAGTTCAGATGCTGAAAAGCAACGCGTGATTCTATGTCTACAAGCTGCTATTGAAAGAAGAGCATCCGAG GGAGTGAGACTAGAACTATCCACAGAAGACAAACAAGGCTTATTGGCCGATGTAACTAGAACATTCCGAGAAAATGGTCTAAACGTGACGAGGGCTGAGATATCAACCACAGGGGAATCAGCTCTAAATATATTCTACATAACAGATGTGAGGGGGAATCCAGTCGATTCAAATATCATTGAGTCTGTTAGGGAGGAAATCGGATGGAGTAACTTGAAAGTGAAGGAATTGCCGTTGATCAATCATCAAACAGCTGATAGAGACGAGCCTGCAGTGGGTGTAGGTGGGGCTATGTTGTTGTCACTTGGTAGCATATTTAGAAGGAATCTTTACAGCTTGGGGTTGATCAAGTCGTTTTCTTGA